The DNA sequence TGCGACGTGGCCGAGGCGGTGCGGATCGGGTTGGAGGCCGCGGGCGGCAAGAACCTCGAGGTCTTCTCGCCCACGATCGGGCGGCAACTCCTCGAACGCGGACTGGTCGACGAGATCGACCTGCACATCGCGCCTGTGCTGCTCGGCGACGGGGTCCGATTCTTCGACAACCCCGGGGGCGTGCCCATTCGGCTCGAACTGCTCAACGGCAGCGACCGAACCGCGGAGGTGAACCTGCGGTACCACCCCGTCGCGAAGAGCTGACGGCTCTCGGAGCGCAGGATGAGGGGGCGCGAACGGGGTACCCGATGTGTCATCGGGAGGCCTGGGCTGTGGAACTGAGCAACTGGTTGCTGACCTCGGCCGAGCGCGGCAACAGCGCCACACGCCTGGACAGCCGTCGGTCGGGCCGCCAGGCGTGGTCGTACGGCAACCTGGTGCGGCCGCTCGTCCACGGCGCGTCGTACTTCCCGGCGCTCCTCAGCGCGATCCGTGCGCAGCGTGCAGGGGACCTGCTCCTGTTCACCGACTGGCGCGGCGACCCCGACGAGCGCCTGGACGGACCCGGCAGCGAAATCGGTGCCGTCCTGGCCGAGGCGGCCCACCGAGGAGTGATCGTCAAGGGGCTGCTCTGGCGCTCCCACCTGGACCGATTCCAGTTCAGCGAGGCCGAGAACCGGCACCTCGGCGACGTGATCGAAGCGGGCGGCGGCGAGTGCCTGCTCGACATGCGAGTACGCCCCGGCGGCTCGCACCACCAGAAGCTCGTCGTGCTCCGGCATCCCGGCCGAGCGGATCACGACGTCGCGTTCGTCGGCGGTATCGACCTGTGCCACAACCGCAACGACGACGTCGCGCACCGCGGGGACCCCCAGTCAATGCGCATCGCCGCCGCATACGGACCGCACCCGGCGTGGCACGACATCCAGCTCGCGATACGCGGACCGGCCGTCGGCGACATCGAGGCCGGCTTCCGCGAACGCTGGGAAGACCCCGCGCCCCTCACCCGCAGCCCGCTCGTCCGCCTGCGCGAGCTCGCTCACGACGAGGACACCCGTGCCGACACGCTGCCGGCCCAGGCCCCCGACCCGCCGCCCTGCGGCACGCACATCGTCCAGGCCCTGCGCACCTACCCCAACCGGCTGCTGCGCGGCTACGACTTCGCCCCCGACGGTGAGCGCAGCATCGCGCGCGGCTACCGCAAGGCGCTGCCCAGGGCCCGGGCCCTGATCTACCTGGAGGACCAGTACCTGTGGTCTCCGCACGTCGTGGAATGTTTCGCCGAGGCACTCGACGCTCACCCCGGCCTGCGCCTGATCGCGGTCATCCCCAGCGTCCCCGAGCAGGACGGCCGGCTCACCCTGCCGATGAACCTGATCGGCCGGATCACGGCCCTGGACAGGCTGCGCCGGGCCGGCGGCGGGCGCGTCGCGGTGTACGGGCTGGAGAACCATGTCGGGACGCCGGTGTACGTGCACGCCAAGGTGTGTGTGCTCGACGACGTGTGGGCCTCGGTCGGATCCGACAACATCAACCTCCGCTCCTGGACCCACGACTCGGAACTCACCTGTGCCGTCCTGGACGAGAGCCCGGACCCGCGCGAGCCATGCGACCCCGGCGGTCTCGGGGACGGTGCGCGCACCTTTGCCAGGGATCTGCGCCTGGAACTCATGCGCGAGCACCTGGATGTGGAGGCACCGGGAGTTCCGGACGCGCCTGACGAGCTCTGCGATCCCTTGAAGGCCTTCGACGCCTTCGCCGCAAGCGCCGCCGCGCTGGATGCCTGGCACGACAACGGACGGCACGGCCCCAGGCCTCCCGGGCGTCTGCGTACCTATCGCCGGCCGAACCTCTCCCACACGGCCAAGACGCTCTACGCTCCTCTGCACCGCCTGCTCGTCGACCCGGACGGCCGACCGTTCGGGCTGCGGCGCCGCAACGAGTACTGACCAAGCGCTCGGCTTTCGTTACGGTCAGGAATCGAGAAGCGCCGGTGGCCGGCCCTGACTAGCGTCATACCCATGACTTCCATCGAATTCGTCACCCTCGAGGTGGCCGACACCGCCACCGCCAGCAGCTTCTACGCCACCGCCTTCGGGCTCGGCAACCAGGTACGCCTGGAGGCATCCGAGACACCGACGACCGGCTTCCGCGGATTCACGCTGTCGCTGGTGGTGTCCCAGCCGGGCAACGTCAACGCCCTCGTCGACGCTGCTGTGGCAGCCGGCGCCACGACGCTGAAGCCCGCCGCCAAGTCGCTCTGGGGCTACGGGGGCGTCGTACAGGCTCCGGACGGGACGGTCTGGCAGATCGCGTCGTCGTCGAAGAAGGACACCGGCCCGGCCACCCGGGAGATCGACGAGATCGTGCTCCTGCTCGGCGTCGAGGACGTGAAGGCCAGCAAGCAGTTCTACGTCGATCACGGCCTCGCCGTCGCGAAGAGCTTCGGCGGCAAGTACGTCGAGTTCGCCACCGGCTCGGGCCCGGTCAAGCTGGGCCTCTACAAGCGCCGTGGCCTGGCCAAGGTCGCCGGCATTTCGCCCGACGGCACGGGATCGCACCGGCTCGCGATCGGCAGCGATGCCGAGGCCTTCACCGACCCGGACGGCTTCGCGTGGACGACCGCCTCGGAGACCGCCTCGCTGTGAACCGGGCGACGCACGGGGCGGCGGACACGGTTGTCGCAGGCGCGGCCACCATGGTGCGCGCGCCGGCTACCGCCGTGGCCGTACGGTCCATCGCACAGCGGTGACAGAGGCGGGCATTGGTATGGGTGGGACCGCTGAGCAGGGCTGAAGGTTGTAGCTCGCAGCGGACCCCCGGGTGCCAGAGGCGCCCCGACCCTCACCACCTTCAGTGGGCGAACTCGGGCGCCTGATAGGGGGCCCACCAACTGGTGAGGGCCCAGATCCCCAGGGCGGCCGCGGCGACGGCGGCCAAGGCGGCGAGCCACGGGCGGTGGAACCGGCGCAAGGTGAGCAGCCAGAAGGTGAGCGGCACCAGGGCGCCGCCCGCGGCGACCAGCGGCAGGTCTATGTAGAGGACACTGAGGTCCCTGTGGAGCCCCTCGAAGCCGCCCTCCACATTGACCCGTGCCAGTGGGGCCCAGGCCAGCAGCGCCGCCACGGCACCCACACCGGCCACAAGGAAACCGGCGAGGCCCTTGATCTCTTCCCTCATGTCAGGTTCGGACGCCGCAGCCCCGCGGGCAGTTCCAGTCCGAAGAGCTGTGCCGCGTTGTCGTGGCACACGGCTCGCAGCCACGCGTCTCCGAGTCCCAGCCGCTCCAGGGCCTGGAGTTGGTGGATGTACGGGTAGGGGATGTTCGGGAAGTCGGAGCCGAGCAGGATGCGGTCGCCGAGGCCGGCCAGCCGGGGCAGGGCATGGCGCGGGAACGGCGTGAGCTGTTCGGCGAAGTCGGTGAACGCCATCGTCGTGTCCAGCCGCACCTCCTCGTACTGCTCGGCGAGGCCGAGGAACTCCTCGTACTCGGGCATCCCGAGGTGCGCGATGATCAGCCGCAGGCGGGGTGCCGTGCCAGTACCCGTGCGATCGGGTCGGGCCCGGTGTGTTTCCCGGGCGCCGGCCCGGAGCCGCAGTGGATCACGATCGGAATGCGCGCTTCGGCGAGCAACCCCCACGCCGGCTCGAGCAGTTCGTCGGCCGGGTCGTACGCACCCACCTGCACGTGCGCCTTGAAGACGCGCGCGCCCGCCTCGACGGCATCGCGGACGTAGGCCTCGACGCCCGGTTCGGGGTGGAGGGTCGCGGTGTGCAGACAGTCGGGGGTGCGGCGGGCGAAGTCGGCCGCCCAGCCGTTCAGCCATCGGGCCATGCCGGGCTTGTGCGGGTAGAGCATCGCGGTGAAGGCACCTACGCCGAACTCGCGGAGGACGGTGGTTCGTTCGGCCTCCTCCTTGCGGTACGTGATCGGCCATTCGACTCCGGTCAGCGGCCCCAGGGCGTCGAAGTAGTCCCACACCTTGCGCAGGACGCGTTCGGGCATGAAGTGCGTGTGGACGTCGACCAGTCCGGGAAGACCGAGCCGGCTCCAGAAGCGGCGGACTGCAGCGGCCTCCCCGCCGGTGACGTGAGCGGCGGGGCCGGGCTCGGAGGAATCGGCAGGGTGGCCAGGTTGAGGTGCCATGCGGTGATCCTTCGATGTCGCGGTCGGCTTCAGCGCAAGGGGGCTTCGAACACGATGCCCAGGTGTCGTAGGAGGCCGTCCCGCTGCTCGGCTGTGGCCAGGACCATGTAGTCGTCGCCGAGGTCCGCGCCTTCCTGCTCGACGCAGCGGAACTCCCGCGGGTCGTCGGGTGGGCTGAGCGCTTCGATGGCCGCCTGCGCCGCTCCCATGTCGAGGTAGTCGTTCGACTCCTGCTCGATGCCGAAGGAGAGGGGCCGGCCGTTGCATTCGAAGTGCATCGTTCCCAGGCCGCAGTCCTCTTCGTCCGGGTCGCTCTTGTCGAAGCGGTAGTTGGAGACGGCGACGCTGCCGCCGGTGAGGACCGCGGCCTCGTTGAGCAGCCATTCGTAGTGCTCGTCGGCGAAGTCGACGTCGTCGGAGTGGATGGACACGGCCACGCCGAAGCCTTCGAGGGCGTCGGCGACTTCGTGGCGTCGTTCCATCGGCTCGCTCGCGTAGTCGGAGGCCTCGTCCAGGACTGTCCGGGCCTGCTCTTCGGTGATCATGCCGAGTTCGGTGAGGACCTCGGCGATCCGCGCATAGGTGATCGACTGGGTGTTCGCCATGCGTGCATCCTGTCAGCTGCCTGTGGGGAGGTGCGGAGGTGGCCGATCGGTGGCTCCAAGTTGCTTCTCTCACGGCTTACTTCATGTCTTGACGAAAATGGTCCATACCTTTAGGTTCACGGGTCAGCCAGGCACCGTGCGACGCACTCACCGTTCACGAGGTGAATGCGCATCGGTTGTTCACACCCCCCACGAAGGGCTCCGCGCGCATGCCCAGATCGCTCCCCGCAGCCTGCTCACTCACCGTGCTCTGCCTCGCCACCGGCCTGCTCACCGCGTCGCCCGTGCAGGCCGCCACCGGCACCGTCACCGGCCTCGCCGGCAAGTGCCTCGACGTCGCCGGAGCCGACTCCGCCAACGGCACCGCCGTACAGCTCTACGACTGCAACGGCACCGCTGCCCAGCAGTGGACGGCCGGCAGCGACGGCACCCTTCGTGCTCTCGGCAAGTGCCTCGACATCATCGGCAGTTCGACCGCGGACGGGGCCAAGGTGCAGCTGTGGAGCTGTACCGGCGCCGCCAATCAGAAGTGGTCGGTCTCGTCCGCGCGTGACATCGTCAACCCGCAGGCGAACAAGTGCCTGGACGTCACCGGCAACAACGCCGCCAACGGCACCCGCATCCAGATCTGGAGCTGCGGCGGCGGCGCCAACCAGAAGTGGAACGCACCCGCCCCCGGCGACGGCACCAACCCCTCCGCGCCGATGGCCGTGGCGCCCTACCTCTACAACGGCTGGGGAAGCCCGCCGAACCCCACCACCGTCACCAACGCCACCGGCGTCAAGTACTTCACCCTCGCCTTCGTCCTCAGCAACGGCTACTGCAACCCCCAGTGGGACGGCGGCCGTGCGCTGACCGGCGGAGTCGACCAGCAGACGATCAACACCGTGCGGGCGAACGGCGGTGACGTCATCCCGTCCTTCGGCGGCTGGAGCGGCAACAAGCTGGAGAGCTCCTGCTCCACCGCGAGCGAGCTGGCCGCCGCCTACCAGAAGGTCATCAGCACGTACGGGCTCAAGGCCATCGACATCGACATCGAGGCCGAGGCCTACAGCAACCCGACCGTGCAACAGCGCACCGTCGACGCCCTGAAGACCGTCAAGGCCAACAACTCCGGACTGAAGGTCTACGTCACCATCGGCACCGGCCAGAACGGCCCCGACACCAGCCTGATCAACCGGGCGGCGAACTCGGGGCTGACCGTGGACGGCTGGACCATCATGCCGTTCAACTTCGAGGGCGCCGGTCAGAACATGGGCAACCTCTCCGTGCAGGCGGCCGAGGGCCTGAAGAACTCGCTGAAGAGCGCGTACGGCTACACCGACGACCAGGCCTACCGGTCCATGGGCATCTCGTCCATGAACGGCATCACCGACCAGAACGAGACCGTCACGGTCAACGACTTCCGCACCATGCTCGCCTACGCCCAGCAACACCACCTGGCGCGGCTGACCTTCTGGTCGGCCAACCGCGACCGCCCGTGCACCGGCGGCCCCGCCGACAGCTGCTCCGGCGTGAACCAGTCCGACTGGGACTTCACCCGCGTGTTCGCCGGCTACACCGGCTGATCCAGCCGCCCCCGCCGGCTCTTGGCCCCTCAGCGCACCGAAGGAGCGTCCTCGACCATGCCTCTTTCCCACCACAGACAGTCCGGTACCAGACGCGGTCCCGTCGGCCGGTTCGCGGTCTTCGCCGCACTCTCCGCCGTTCTCACCACGCTGTTCACCGTGACGCCCGCCCAGGCGGCCGACGGCACGATCACCGGACTCGCCGGCAAGTGCGTCGACGTGGCGGGCGCAAGCACCGCCAACGGCACCGCCGTACAGCTCTACGACTGCAACGGAACGGGCGCCCAGATCTGGTCCAACCAGGGGGACGGAACCCTGCGCGCGCTCGGCAAGTGCCTCGACGTCGTCGACCGCAGTACCGCGGACGGCGCGGCGGTCCAGCTGTGGGACTGCTCGGGTGGCGCCAACCAGCAGTGGGTGGTCACCGCGGCCCGCGACATCGTGAATCCGGCTGCGAACAAGTGCCTCGACGTCCGGGAGAACAACAGCGCCAACGGCACCCGGCTGCAGATCTGGAGCTGCACCGGCGCCGCCAACCAGAAGTGGAACGCGCCGGCGAGCGGTGGCGGCGGCAACCCGTCCGGGTTCGTCGTGAGCGAGTCGCAGTTCAACCAGATGTTCCCGAACCGGAATTCGTTCTACACGTACAGCGGCCTGACCGCCGCGCTCAGTGCCTACCCGGGCTTCGCCAACACCGGCAGTGACACGGTGAAGAAGCAGGAGGCGGCCGCGTTCCTCGCCAACGTCAACCACGAGACCGGCGGCCTGGTCCACGTCGTGGAGCAGAACACGTCCAACTATCCCCACTACTGCGACTGGAGCCGGCCCTACGGCTGTCCCGCAGGTCAGGCGGCCTACTACGGCCGCGGCCCGATCCAGTTGTCCTGGAACTTCAACTACAAGGCCGCCGGTGACGCGCTCGGCATCGACCTGTTGAACAACCCCTGGCGGGTGCAGAACGAGTCGGCCGTCGCCTGGAAGACCGGCCTGTGGTACTGGAACACCCAGTCCGGCCCCGGCACCATGACCCCCCACAACGCCATGGTGAACCAGGCCGGCTTCGGTCAGACGATCCGCAGCATCAACGGCTCCCTGGAGTGCGACGGCAAGAACCCGGCGCAGGTCCAGAGCCGCGTCGACGCCTACAACCGGTTCACCTCGATCCTCGGCGTCTCGCCGGGCGGCAACCTCTACTGCTGAGCCTGGAGCCGTGACATGCGCAAGCTGAGATCCCTTGCCGAGGGCGCCCTCGGCGCCCTCGGCGCGATGACGCTCGTCGTGGCCCTCCCGGCGAGCGCCCACGCGAACGTCCTGACCCTGCTGCCGCAGAACGCCGACGGTCTGGAGCAGACGTTCTCCCCGGCCTACGACTACGACGGCGACGGCTGCTACGCCACGGCCGCCATCGGCGCCGACGGGACCCTCAACCCGGGTCTCAAGCTCGGCGGCGACGTCAACGGCAACTGCCACGACTACGCGCAGCTGGCGAACGCCAACACCTACTCGCGCGCGAAGTGCAACAACGGCTGGTGCGCGGTGATGTACGCGAGCTACTTCGAGAAGGACCAGATCACCCTCGGTCCGGCGGCCCTCGGGCACACCCACGACTGGGAACACGTCATCGTGTGGATCAGCAACAACCAGGCCGAGTACGTGTCGGTGTCCCAGCACAACACCTACCAGCTGGCGGCTCGTTCGGCGATCCGCTTCGACGGCACCCACCCGAAGATCGTCTACCACAAGGACGGCGTCTCCAGTCACTGCTTCCGGTTCGCCAACACCAACGACGAACCGGCGGAGAACGCCACCGGCACCTGGTTCTTCCCGCGCTTGGTGGGCTGGGAGGGCTATCCGGCCGGATACCGCGACAAGCTCATGAGCGCCGACTTCGGCTCGGCCACGATCAAGATCGACGACGGCGACTTCCAGTGGGCTCTCGACTACGCGAAGCCCTCCGGGATCCCCTTCGACGCCTACGCGTGACGCTCGACAGTGCACGGCCCCGCAGGCGATCGCCTGCGGGGCCGTGCCTTTGGTGTGCGGTGGCTATGCCCCGCGTGCCTTGCGCGCCGCCCGCGCGAGGTCCATGTCAGTCGTCTCCGGGGCCAGGAACTGCGAGACCAGACCACCGACGGCGAGCACACCCGCACCGATGAGGAGCACGAACTCCGCCCCGAACCGCTCCAGTCCCATCGGCAGCAGGAAGGTGCCGATGGCCGCGCCTACCCGGCTCATCGCCGTGGCGAAGCCGACGCCCGTGGTGCGCAGGGCGGTCGGGAAGACCTCCAGCGGATAGACGGCCGTCAGTGCGCTCGAAGCGGCGTTGAGGAAGATGAAGAACAGGAACCCGCCGACGATGACCGGCGTCGATGTCGGCCACAACGCGACCAGGGCCAGACAGCCGGCGGTGATCCAGAACGGCGGAATGAGCAGCCTGCGCCGGCCGATCCGGTCGACGACGAGGCAGCCCGCCGTCACGCCGGCGACAGCGGTGAAGGAGTAGACAAGCAGCGCCGCGACCGCGTTGTCGCCCATGTTGAGGGCCTCGAAGACCTGGGTCCAGAACGTGCCGATGGCGAAGTACGGCAGCACCAGGGCCGCCCAGAAGACGCTCGCGAACACCGTGCTGCGCAGGTGCCGGCGATGGAACAGCGCACCGAACCCCTCCTTCGCGGGCGCGTCACGCTCCTCGAGTTCGGCGTCGACGTCGACCTCGATGCCGTACTTCTCGATCAACGCCTCCGCTTCCTCGCGGCGTCCCTTGCTCAGCAGCCAGCGTGCCGACTCCGGTATACCGCCGCGCAGCGCCACGCACACCACGGCGATGACCGCGCTGCTGGCCAGGGACCAGCGCCAGCCGCCGTCGACCTCGGCGAAGAGGGCGCCGACGACGGTCGCCAGCGCGTAGCCGACGTACCAGCTGATCTCCAGGCTGGCCAGCAGCCGGCCGCGGCCCTGGCGAGGCGCGTACTCGGACAGCAGCGGCGCGCCGATCGCGTACTCGCCGCCGATCGCGACGCCCATCAGCAGGCGGATCAGGAAGAGTTGGAGTCCGTCGGCGACGAAGAACTGCAGGACCGAGCCGATCAGGAAGATCAGCATGTCGACGAGGAACACGGGGCGCCGGCCGAACCGGTCCGCGAGCCGTCCGAAGAGGGGGCCGCCGATGAAGATGCCGATCAGCGGGGAAGCCCCGACCAGTCCCTGCATGAGGGGCGAGAGGTGGAGGTCGGCGGTGAGCGCGGCCATCGCCATGCCGATGCCGCCGATGATGTAGCCGTCGATGCCCTGCCCGATCTGGGTGGCGAGCTTCAACTTGGTGTGCAGACGGCGGCGTTCACGCGTGAAGTCGGGAACTGCCGGGGTGCTGGACTGTTTCTGGGTCGCAGGCGTCATTGCCATGGGCGGTCCTTGTCCTGAGCGGCGTGAGCCGAGGGGGAGGGCAGGAGGGGGAGCGGGGGAGTGCCGTGATCAGAGCGGCCAGTCGAGAGCGATGTACCGCGTCTCCAGGAAGGCCTCGATGCCCTCGCGACCGCCTTCCCGGCCGAGACCGGACTGCTTGACACCGCCGAACGGGGCCGCGGGGTCGGACAGCAGACCGCGGTTGACGCCGACCATGCCCGCCTCGAGGCGTTCCGCGATCCGCAGGGCGCGGCCGACGTCGCGGGAGTAGACGTACGAGGCGAGACCGTGCACCGTCGCGTTGGCGCGCGCCAGCATCTCGTCCTGGTCGGTGAACGTGGTGAGGGGCGCCACCGGTCCGAAGACCTCCTCGTGCAGGATGCGGGCGTCGTCGGGCACGTCGACGAGGACGGTCGCCGGGTGGAAGTGGCCGGGCCCCTCGGGCGTGGTGCCCTGCGCCGCGATCTTCGCGCCGCGCCCGAGGGCGTCGTCGACGAGCGCGCGGATCTTGTCGACGGCTGCCTGGTTGATCATGGGGCCGAGGGTGACGCCGTCCTCCATGCCGGGGCCCGTTCGTACGGCGGCCATGGCGGAGCCGAACCTCTCGGTGAACTCGGCGGCGACCGACTCGTGGACGTAGAACCGGTTGGCGGCGATGCAGACTTCGCCGCCGCCGCGCATCTTGGCGTCCATCGCGCCGCTCACGGCCGCGTCGATGTCGGCGTCCTTGCACACGACGAAGGGGGCGTTGCCACCGAGCTCCATGGTCACGTTGACGACGTTCGCCGCAGCCTGCTCCAGGAGCAGCCTGCCGGTGGCGGTGGAGCCCGTGAACGAGAACTTGCGGACCCGCTCGTCGCCGAGCCAGGCCGAGACCACCTCGGGGGCACGGTCGGTCGGCAGCACGTTCAACAGCCCGTCGGGCAGGCCGGCTTCAGCGAGGAGAGCGGCGATGGCGAGGGCGGTGAGCGGGGTCTCCGGCGCGGGCTTGAGCAGGACGGGGCAGCCCGCCGCGAGCGCCGGGGCGATCTTCCGGGTGGCCATGGCGGCGGGGAAGTTCCAGGGCGTCACGAAGGCGGTGACGCCGACGGGATGCTTGCGTACGACATGCCGGAAGCCGCCTGCCGGTGCGTCCGCGAAGGAGGAGCCGATCCTGACCGCTTCCTCGGCGAACCAGCGGAAGAACTCGGCTGCGTAGGCGACTTCGGCCGCCGCGTCACGGTAGGCCTTGCCGTTCTCCAGCACGATGAGCCGGGCGAGCGTGTCCGTGTGCTCGCGCATCAGCTCGAAGGCGGTGTGCAGGATCTCCGAACGGCGCCGGGGCGGTGTCGTACGCCAGCCGGCCGCCGCCGACCGGGCCGCCTCGATCGCCGCGCGGGCATCCTCGGGTCCAGCCGAGGAGACCTCGCGGATCAGGTCGCCGGTGGCCGGGTCGTGGACGGGGTACGTCCGTCCGTCGGCGGCGGGGAGCCAGCTGCCGCCGAGGAACACATCGCCTTCGGCGAGCGGGGCCTTGGCCAGGAGGTCGATGCCGGCGAGGTTCATGAGCTGCTCTTTTCTCCGTTCCGGACGGGGGCTCGTCCGATGCGCGGTGAATTTACGAGGGCGTCATGAGGCCGACAAGACAACCTCGGCGGATCGCAACCGTGGTTGCTGTGAGGGCAACTCGCTCACCCGGTCGTCCTGCGCGCGAGCACGGGCAGCGGTGGAGCCGTCAGGTCAGGCGGGCGCGCAGCTGCGGCGTGCGCCGGGGTTCCCAGCCCAGCAGCGACGACACCCGCCCCGCCGCCCGTGCCGTCGTACGCCCCGCCACGTCGAGGCGGTCGCCGAGCCGGGACTTGGGGGCGGAGATGTTGATGGCCGCGACCACCCGGCCGCGGAAGTCGCGCACCGGTGCCGACACCCCGACCAGGCCCTCCTCGAACTCCTCGCTCACCCGCGCGTAACCCAGCCGTCTGGCGTCCTGGATGAGGGCCCACAGCTCCTGCACCGGCATCTCACCCGTCGTGCCGAAGCGGACGTACAGCTCGTCCGGTGTCGCGTCGGCGAGCAGGACGCGGCCCGCGGACAGCCGCCAGGCGGGCACCCCGCGCCCCTCCCAGCCGTGGACGCGGAAGGAGTGCCCGGAGACCGACAGCAGGGTGAGGACCTCACGCTCGCTGAGCACACACAGGTGGCTGGTCTCCTCCAGGTCCGCCGACAGGGTGTGCATGACCGGCTCGGCCACCCGCACCAGGCGGCTCTCGGAAGTGCGGGCCACCAGGGAGAACAGCCGCCAGCCCAGCCGGTACTCCAGGGTGTCGGGGTCACGCTCGACGATGCCCTCGGCGGCGAGCGCCTTCAGGGCCCGGGAGACCTGCGTCTTCTCGCGGCCCACCAGCTGTGCGAGGCGTACGACGCCGAGCCCGCCGGCGTTCTGCGCCTCGTCGGACGCGAGCGCCTCCAGCAGGTCGATGTCGCGGCGCAGGCCATGTCCGCGGGAAGCCGAGGAAGAGTCGGTCACGCAGGTCATCGTATGCGGGCACGCAGTCCGAGGAACCCCCAGGTCAGGGAGGAAGTTGTCAGGAGAGCAACCGGCATTTCGATTCCCGCGACCGCCTTGCGAGGGGATGGCGGCCGACCTAGATTCGCCGCATCGAGCCGGATGAACTGCGAGGTATGCGAGCTTTGCGCTCACTCGCCGGGTCCACCGGCCCGCCACAGCTCCCCGCTCCCGGAGATCCAGGAGATCCCATGCCTTCGCCCTTTGCCCCGACCGCGCTCATCGGCGAGTCCTTCGTCGGTGAGGGCGCCAATGCCGCCCACACGAACGTCGTGATCGGGCGCAAGGGTGGCCCCGTCGAGACCGCCTGGGCGACGGCACTGGCCACACCGAGCGCCGGGCACGTCCCGTTCATGACGGTCGTACGGCCGTCCGTCCCCGTGAAGCCGCTGACCCTGTTCGTGGCCAAGGCCGCCGCGGAGGGCGAGCTGCACCAGCGTGCCACCTGGGGTTCCGCCCAGGCCGGGCTGGCGCAGGGGATCTCGGACGCGGTCGACGCAGGGCTGATCCCCGCAGAGGAGGCCGACGACCTGCTGATCATCGCCGCGATGTGGATCAACCCCGCGGTCGACGACCTGGACGAGTCCTTCCGCAACCAGCGTGCCGCCGCCCACGACGCGATACGGGCCGCCGTGACCGGAACCCCCACCGTCTCCGATGTACAGGCCGCCGCCAAGCAGGGGCCGACGAACCCGTTCTACACGCCGACCGCCGAGGTGCTCGCCCGATGAAGATCACAGACATCACCCTGGACCGGCTGCGCCTCGAACTGGACCCGCCGTTCCGCGCCGCCTGGGACCCCGAGCCGCGCCGGCACTTCGACGCCACGATCGTCCGCGTCCACACCGACGAGGGCATCACCGGCATCGGCTCCGGCGACCTGATGGACGGCTTCGAGACGTACAAGCACCTGTTCGTCGGCGAGGACCCCCTCGACATCACCCGGCA is a window from the Streptomyces sp. NBC_00299 genome containing:
- a CDS encoding phospholipase D family protein produces the protein MELSNWLLTSAERGNSATRLDSRRSGRQAWSYGNLVRPLVHGASYFPALLSAIRAQRAGDLLLFTDWRGDPDERLDGPGSEIGAVLAEAAHRGVIVKGLLWRSHLDRFQFSEAENRHLGDVIEAGGGECLLDMRVRPGGSHHQKLVVLRHPGRADHDVAFVGGIDLCHNRNDDVAHRGDPQSMRIAAAYGPHPAWHDIQLAIRGPAVGDIEAGFRERWEDPAPLTRSPLVRLRELAHDEDTRADTLPAQAPDPPPCGTHIVQALRTYPNRLLRGYDFAPDGERSIARGYRKALPRARALIYLEDQYLWSPHVVECFAEALDAHPGLRLIAVIPSVPEQDGRLTLPMNLIGRITALDRLRRAGGGRVAVYGLENHVGTPVYVHAKVCVLDDVWASVGSDNINLRSWTHDSELTCAVLDESPDPREPCDPGGLGDGARTFARDLRLELMREHLDVEAPGVPDAPDELCDPLKAFDAFAASAAALDAWHDNGRHGPRPPGRLRTYRRPNLSHTAKTLYAPLHRLLVDPDGRPFGLRRRNEY
- a CDS encoding glyoxalase, with translation MTSIEFVTLEVADTATASSFYATAFGLGNQVRLEASETPTTGFRGFTLSLVVSQPGNVNALVDAAVAAGATTLKPAAKSLWGYGGVVQAPDGTVWQIASSSKKDTGPATREIDEIVLLLGVEDVKASKQFYVDHGLAVAKSFGGKYVEFATGSGPVKLGLYKRRGLAKVAGISPDGTGSHRLAIGSDAEAFTDPDGFAWTTASETASL
- a CDS encoding MFS transporter translates to MAMTPATQKQSSTPAVPDFTRERRRLHTKLKLATQIGQGIDGYIIGGIGMAMAALTADLHLSPLMQGLVGASPLIGIFIGGPLFGRLADRFGRRPVFLVDMLIFLIGSVLQFFVADGLQLFLIRLLMGVAIGGEYAIGAPLLSEYAPRQGRGRLLASLEISWYVGYALATVVGALFAEVDGGWRWSLASSAVIAVVCVALRGGIPESARWLLSKGRREEAEALIEKYGIEVDVDAELEERDAPAKEGFGALFHRRHLRSTVFASVFWAALVLPYFAIGTFWTQVFEALNMGDNAVAALLVYSFTAVAGVTAGCLVVDRIGRRRLLIPPFWITAGCLALVALWPTSTPVIVGGFLFFIFLNAASSALTAVYPLEVFPTALRTTGVGFATAMSRVGAAIGTFLLPMGLERFGAEFVLLIGAGVLAVGGLVSQFLAPETTDMDLARAARKARGA
- a CDS encoding lectin, translating into MPRSLPAACSLTVLCLATGLLTASPVQAATGTVTGLAGKCLDVAGADSANGTAVQLYDCNGTAAQQWTAGSDGTLRALGKCLDIIGSSTADGAKVQLWSCTGAANQKWSVSSARDIVNPQANKCLDVTGNNAANGTRIQIWSCGGGANQKWNAPAPGDGTNPSAPMAVAPYLYNGWGSPPNPTTVTNATGVKYFTLAFVLSNGYCNPQWDGGRALTGGVDQQTINTVRANGGDVIPSFGGWSGNKLESSCSTASELAAAYQKVISTYGLKAIDIDIEAEAYSNPTVQQRTVDALKTVKANNSGLKVYVTIGTGQNGPDTSLINRAANSGLTVDGWTIMPFNFEGAGQNMGNLSVQAAEGLKNSLKSAYGYTDDQAYRSMGISSMNGITDQNETVTVNDFRTMLAYAQQHHLARLTFWSANRDRPCTGGPADSCSGVNQSDWDFTRVFAGYTG
- a CDS encoding glycoside hydrolase family 19 protein; this encodes MPLSHHRQSGTRRGPVGRFAVFAALSAVLTTLFTVTPAQAADGTITGLAGKCVDVAGASTANGTAVQLYDCNGTGAQIWSNQGDGTLRALGKCLDVVDRSTADGAAVQLWDCSGGANQQWVVTAARDIVNPAANKCLDVRENNSANGTRLQIWSCTGAANQKWNAPASGGGGNPSGFVVSESQFNQMFPNRNSFYTYSGLTAALSAYPGFANTGSDTVKKQEAAAFLANVNHETGGLVHVVEQNTSNYPHYCDWSRPYGCPAGQAAYYGRGPIQLSWNFNYKAAGDALGIDLLNNPWRVQNESAVAWKTGLWYWNTQSGPGTMTPHNAMVNQAGFGQTIRSINGSLECDGKNPAQVQSRVDAYNRFTSILGVSPGGNLYC
- a CDS encoding NPP1 family protein gives rise to the protein MRKLRSLAEGALGALGAMTLVVALPASAHANVLTLLPQNADGLEQTFSPAYDYDGDGCYATAAIGADGTLNPGLKLGGDVNGNCHDYAQLANANTYSRAKCNNGWCAVMYASYFEKDQITLGPAALGHTHDWEHVIVWISNNQAEYVSVSQHNTYQLAARSAIRFDGTHPKIVYHKDGVSSHCFRFANTNDEPAENATGTWFFPRLVGWEGYPAGYRDKLMSADFGSATIKIDDGDFQWALDYAKPSGIPFDAYA